A DNA window from Zonotrichia albicollis isolate bZonAlb1 chromosome 2, bZonAlb1.hap1, whole genome shotgun sequence contains the following coding sequences:
- the KCTD4 gene encoding BTB/POZ domain-containing protein KCTD4: protein MERKGSRRENECEEKSSSESSELDKDYKTSLITLNVGGYLYITQKQTLTKYPDSFLEGIINGRIMCPFDADGHYFIDRDGLLFRHILNFLRNGELLLPEGFRENQLLAQEAEYFQLKVLSEAVKSRWEKEQLASRETTFLEITDSHDRSQGLRIFCNAPEFIAKIKSRIVLVSKSRLDGFPEEFSVSSNIIQFKYFIKSENGTRLVLKEDNTFVCTLETLKFEAIMTALKCGFRLLTSLDCSRGSIVHSDALHFIK, encoded by the coding sequence ATGGAGAGAAAaggaagcaggagagaaaaTGAATGTGAAGAAAAAAGCAGCTCGGAAAGCTCTGAGCTAGACAAGGACTATAAAACGTCTCTGATCACTCTGAATGTCGGTGGTTATCTATACATCACACAAAAACAGACACTAACCAAGTATCCAGATTCTTTCCTGGAGGGGATCATAAACGGAAGAATAATGTGCCCATTTGATGCAGACGGTCATTACTTCATAGACAGAGATGGACTCCTTTTTAGACACATCCTCAACTTCCTACGGAACGGAGAACTTCTTCTACCAGAGGGGTTTCGAGAAAATCAACTTTTGGCACAAGAAGCCGAATATTTCCAGCTTAAGGTACTCTCAGAGGCAGTGAAATCAAGGTGGGAGAAGGAACAGCTAGCATCCCGAGAGACTACTTTCCTGGAAATAACTGACAGCCACGACCGTTCACAAGGACTTAGAATCTTTTGTAATGCTCCTGAAttcattgcaaaaataaaatccagaaTTGTACTGGTGTCCAAAAGCAGGCTGGATGGATTTCCAGAGGAGTTTTCAGTATCTTCAAATATTATTCAATTCAAGTACTTCATAAAGTCTGAAAACGGTACACGATTGGTACTGAAGGAGGACAATACCTTTGTCTGCACCCTGGAAACTCTTAAATTTGAGGCTATAATGACGGCTTTAAAATGTGGATTTAGACTGCTGACCAGTCTGGACTGTTCAAGAGGGTCGATTGTTCACAGTGATGCACTGCATTTTATCAAGTAA